The following proteins are encoded in a genomic region of Paraburkholderia sp. BL23I1N1:
- a CDS encoding AIPR family protein codes for MKPTLSYPAILDIIAPYKSEKRTESAAFLAWYLANYYRLDDLEAIDCICDQPGDKGVDGIYVNEGAGTIDIFQSKISQKENSSIGDTQLKEFHGTLAQFQSVESLQNLVSSAGDVQVASLIKRLDLLKKIEDYDVRGVFVANLDIDHNGLAYLKTVPIKFVGRGEMEGTYISDQKEQMHTGVAEFDIFGITISDYAVDGETKAAIGPVLASDLVKLGGIADQSLFSANVRASLGNTKVNKDIAKSIRNPALHKAFPLFHNGITVLARSVSHDDKRLSIKDYYVVNGCQSLNALYLNRNYVSGDLRVLTKFIQVRVDSDLSELITTYSNNQNGVKARDFKSNHPIQTRLQKEFEKFYAGEYVFEVKRGEPQAENTVSISNEDAGLLLIAFDLEEPWTTHRKYQIFEDRYTEIFGRPDVTADKIVQLHEIAEVLREKLPELKNQLVGKYVLTMFVMLLAVRRIFEQDAVGKDIISAPSKYVRKPEMRQRFQKMMMSIISGLIIDLDVETQDLPDDFDYRGKLRDREYVLILANALVASHRKDVMRKKTPSIGEAWEEAANE; via the coding sequence ATGAAACCGACCCTGAGCTATCCTGCCATTCTGGATATTATTGCCCCATACAAGAGTGAAAAGCGGACGGAAAGCGCTGCATTCTTGGCGTGGTACCTCGCTAACTACTATCGACTTGACGACCTCGAGGCCATCGACTGCATTTGCGATCAGCCTGGTGACAAAGGGGTGGATGGAATTTATGTTAACGAGGGCGCCGGTACAATTGATATATTCCAAAGCAAAATTAGTCAAAAAGAAAACTCTAGTATTGGCGACACTCAGCTAAAGGAATTCCATGGAACTCTGGCTCAATTCCAGTCGGTTGAGTCTCTTCAAAACCTCGTGAGCAGCGCTGGCGATGTACAGGTTGCATCGCTAATCAAGCGACTTGATCTCCTCAAGAAAATCGAGGACTACGACGTGCGTGGCGTCTTTGTTGCAAATCTGGACATTGATCATAATGGTTTGGCTTATCTGAAAACGGTACCAATAAAATTCGTCGGACGCGGTGAAATGGAGGGGACTTACATTTCCGACCAGAAGGAGCAGATGCACACCGGTGTGGCCGAGTTTGATATATTCGGCATTACTATCAGTGATTATGCTGTAGATGGGGAGACAAAGGCTGCAATCGGACCCGTCCTTGCATCCGATCTAGTTAAATTGGGCGGTATTGCGGATCAATCGTTGTTCTCTGCGAATGTAAGAGCATCGCTGGGAAACACGAAGGTAAATAAAGATATCGCCAAAAGCATTCGAAATCCTGCTCTTCATAAAGCATTTCCTTTGTTTCACAACGGCATTACGGTGCTTGCAAGATCCGTATCCCACGACGACAAGAGATTGAGTATTAAGGATTATTATGTCGTCAACGGCTGCCAAAGCCTAAATGCGCTCTACCTCAATCGCAATTATGTTTCTGGCGATCTGCGCGTCCTTACCAAATTTATTCAAGTAAGAGTTGATTCGGATCTCTCTGAGTTGATCACAACTTATTCAAATAATCAAAATGGAGTAAAAGCCAGGGATTTTAAATCAAATCATCCAATTCAAACTAGATTGCAGAAGGAATTTGAAAAATTTTACGCCGGCGAATACGTTTTTGAGGTAAAGCGGGGCGAGCCCCAAGCGGAAAATACCGTTTCTATTTCGAATGAAGACGCTGGATTGTTGCTGATTGCGTTTGATTTGGAGGAGCCATGGACCACCCATCGGAAATATCAAATTTTCGAGGACCGCTATACAGAAATATTCGGCAGGCCGGATGTGACGGCCGATAAAATTGTGCAACTTCATGAGATAGCAGAAGTGCTGCGCGAAAAACTCCCCGAGTTAAAAAATCAACTTGTTGGGAAATACGTTTTGACGATGTTTGTCATGCTCCTCGCTGTTCGCCGGATATTCGAGCAGGATGCTGTCGGCAAAGACATTATTTCAGCCCCGAGCAAATACGTGCGAAAACCGGAGATGCGACAGCGGTTCCAAAAGATGATGATGTCGATCATTTCGGGGCTGATTATAGATCTGGATGTAGAGACACAGGATCTCCCTGATGATTTCGACTATCGCGGGAAATTACGCGATCGTGAGTACGTGCTTATTCTCGCGAACGCGCTTGTAGCGTCGCATCGGAAAGATGTAATGCGAAAGAAGACGCCCAGCATCGGAGAGGCGTGGGAAGAGGCCGCGAACGAATAG